The Paramisgurnus dabryanus chromosome 3, PD_genome_1.1, whole genome shotgun sequence genome includes a window with the following:
- the LOC135744897 gene encoding immunoglobulin lambda-1 light chain-like — protein sequence MMMMMFGEAPPSSSSSVSYSSSLISLLTSHTDIMLIIFIIFIITPSCVGGVNVVTQNPSELTVNKGNKATINCNLGSVTNTGAKWYKQISGGVPQFVLYFYHPNSSPTYGSGFSAPKFRSTHSSNSDYSLIINNVDVRDSAVYYCQAYDGSKEEVVFGQGTKLIVTDSGVSPPVVKIFPPSSQDVSSSKVTLVCLINDMSVGFADVSWFVCGNSVTDGVFTGSAEQQPNEKFKLSSYLTIERSEWEKDKDITCKVTAAGKITNTKIKISECN from the exons atgatgatgatgatgtttggTGAAGCTCCTCCCTCTTCATCCTCCTCAGTGTCTTATAGCTCCTCTCTCATCTCTCTCCTCACATCACACACTGACATCATGCTGatcatcttcatcatcttcatcatcacacCATCAT GTGTGGGTGGAGTGAATGTAGTGACCCAGAATCCTTCAGAGCTCACAGTGAATAAAGGAAATAAAGCCACAATCAACTGTAATCTGGGATCTGTTACTAATACAGGTGCTAAATGGTATAAACAGATTTCAGGAGGAGTGCCTCAGTTTGTCTTATATTTTTATCATCCAAACAGTTCTCCTACATATGGATCCGGTTTCTCAGCTCCTAAATTCAGATCAACACATTCATCTAATTCAGATTATAGTTTGATCATCAATAATGTAGATGTGAGAGATTCAGCTGTGTATTACTGTCAGGCATATGACGGCTCTAAGGAGGAG GTGGTATTCGGACAAGGAACAAAACTCATTGTGACCG ATTCAGGTGTTTCTCCTCCTGTTGTGAAGATTTTCCCTCCATCCAGTCAAGATGTGAGCTCCAGTAAAGTGACTCTGGTGTGTTTGATCAATGACATGTCTGTGGGATTTGCTGATGTGAGTTGGTTTGTGTGTGGAAACTCAGTTACTGATGGCGTCTTCACCGGATCTGCTGAACAGCAGCCGAATGAGAAATTCAAGTTGAGCAGTTATTTAACCATTGAGAGATCAGAGTGGGAGAAAGACAAAGATATCACATGTAAAGTGACTGCTGCTGGAAAAATCACAAACACAAAGATCAAGATATCTGAATGCAATTAA